A portion of the Bdellovibrio bacteriovorus genome contains these proteins:
- a CDS encoding ParA family protein, translated as MAKTICIANQKGGVGKTTTSVNLSSALATMGKRVLLIDMDPQGNASSGLGIKRYESQDANSYHVLIGEKTLTEAIQNTSNGNLKISTANPDLVGAEIELVDMPQREYRLKQAIATVADQFDFVIIDCPPSLGLITLNALNAADSFLVPLQCEYYALEGLSQLLNTAGLIKKNLNPQLHIEGIVLTMFDARNNLSHQVVTEIKNHFGDKVFNAIIPRNVRLSEAPSHGQSIFEYDSKSIGAQRYLELAKEVVARAQGKVSVEAPSLAEQMA; from the coding sequence ATGGCTAAAACTATCTGTATAGCTAATCAAAAGGGTGGCGTAGGCAAGACAACGACGTCTGTAAACCTCTCATCAGCCTTAGCAACGATGGGTAAGCGCGTACTCTTGATCGACATGGATCCTCAAGGGAATGCATCAAGCGGTTTGGGTATCAAAAGATATGAAAGCCAAGATGCGAATAGCTACCACGTACTCATCGGCGAAAAAACACTGACTGAAGCTATTCAAAATACTTCAAACGGCAATTTGAAAATATCTACGGCCAATCCTGACCTGGTAGGTGCAGAGATTGAACTTGTTGATATGCCGCAGCGTGAATACCGTCTTAAGCAAGCCATTGCGACGGTGGCTGATCAATTTGATTTCGTGATCATTGATTGCCCTCCATCTTTAGGATTGATTACTCTGAACGCCTTAAATGCGGCGGACTCTTTTTTGGTTCCTCTTCAATGTGAATACTATGCGCTTGAAGGGCTTAGTCAGCTGTTGAATACAGCGGGTTTGATTAAGAAGAACTTAAATCCTCAATTACATATTGAGGGCATCGTCTTAACGATGTTTGATGCTCGTAATAATTTAAGCCATCAGGTGGTAACTGAAATTAAAAACCACTTTGGTGACAAAGTATTTAACGCCATTATTCCACGCAATGTTCGCCTTAGCGAAGCACCATCACACGGACAATCCATCTTTGAATATGACAGCAAATCGATTGGTGCTCAGCGATATCTTGAACTTGCAAAGGAAGTTGTTGCTCGTGCACAAGGAAAAGTCTCTGTTGAGGCCCCTTCGCTAGCAGAACAAATGGCCTAA